A single Paucidesulfovibrio gracilis DSM 16080 DNA region contains:
- a CDS encoding replication protein gives YQGYFTIMAKDKSRYFTFLLYPESIPEDWKSKLELIGVPIAISPFHDMDEKTDKSKWTPDDVIRNGKHYKKPHYHVVYVAKNPVTADSVRYKIKQLLGDRSIAKVQIVIRSMASMYSYLTHESKDAIEKRKHKYNKKDITLINNFDIDRYISLDVEDKDDMLNDVCDLIDDHNLANMRELRRFLKAHGSEYGMPSIKVVNSVLRAHTGLIRLYFDAVYQERKYGRGDIDKETGEIQD, from the coding sequence CTATCAAGGTTATTTTACCATTATGGCAAAAGACAAATCAAGATACTTCACCTTTTTGTTATATCCCGAATCTATTCCAGAAGATTGGAAATCGAAATTAGAATTAATTGGTGTTCCAATTGCTATTAGTCCATTTCATGATATGGATGAAAAAACTGATAAATCAAAATGGACACCTGATGATGTCATACGAAATGGCAAGCACTATAAAAAGCCGCATTATCATGTTGTCTATGTGGCTAAAAATCCAGTTACTGCTGATAGTGTTCGGTACAAGATTAAACAGCTTCTAGGTGATCGGAGTATCGCTAAAGTGCAAATAGTCATCAGAAGTATGGCAAGCATGTATTCATACCTTACACATGAGTCTAAAGATGCTATTGAGAAGAGAAAACATAAATATAATAAAAAAGATATTACGCTGATAAATAATTTTGATATTGATAGATATATATCGCTTGATGTGGAAGATAAAGACGACATGCTGAATGATGTTTGTGATTTGATTGATGACCATAATTTGGCAAATATGCGTGAATTGAGACGCTTTTTAAAAGCTCATGGTTCAGAATATGGCATGCCTAGTATCAAGGTCGTTAATTCGGTTTTACGTGCTCATACTGGACTGATAAGACTATATTTCGATGCTGTTTATCAGGAACGCAAGTATGGCAGAGGAGACATAGACAAAGAAACT